Proteins found in one Gimesia chilikensis genomic segment:
- a CDS encoding DUF1501 domain-containing protein, whose amino-acid sequence MFSTPHIETPRTRREFLERSGLGFGSVALTSLLAQAESSSAAGGSAPVTGPVPHHKPMAKNIIFLFMEGGPSHIDLFDPKPLLNKLAGQTLPDSFGEILTAAGESRSPLLISKRKWKQHGEAGTWVSDWLPEIATCVDDIAVIRSCWADGLNHSSSVCQMNTCSLIGGRPSLGSWVTYGLGSENRNLPSFVVMQDNRSSVVNGPRNWGTGFMPAVYQGIRLQEGKQPIPNLNNPEGVTEARQREKLSFLKSLNQGYARQHARQTELDARIASYELAFRMQSEAPEAVDLGQETAATRKLYGMDQQETSSFGRLCLMSRRLVERGVRFVQLYHGAGSKWDAHSGIEKNHTQHCKAMDLPVAGLIRDLKQRGLLDETLVVWGGEFGRTPMSEKGDGRDHNPTGFTMWMAGGGVKGGQTIGATDELGLRAIEDRMHVHDLHATILHLLGLDRMKLTYEYNGRPERPTVNEGEFQTKLVTG is encoded by the coding sequence ATGTTCTCGACACCACATATTGAAACACCCCGCACCCGACGCGAGTTTCTGGAACGCAGCGGACTTGGCTTTGGTTCCGTTGCCCTTACCAGTCTGCTGGCGCAGGCTGAGAGCTCTTCTGCTGCCGGGGGATCGGCTCCTGTTACAGGGCCTGTTCCTCACCACAAGCCGATGGCAAAGAATATCATCTTTCTGTTCATGGAAGGGGGGCCGAGCCACATCGATCTGTTCGATCCCAAGCCGCTGTTGAACAAGCTGGCAGGACAGACTCTGCCCGACAGCTTCGGTGAGATTCTGACCGCCGCCGGGGAATCCCGGTCTCCCTTGCTGATCTCGAAGCGGAAGTGGAAACAGCATGGCGAAGCGGGAACCTGGGTCTCGGACTGGCTGCCCGAAATTGCGACCTGTGTCGATGACATTGCCGTGATTCGCTCCTGCTGGGCGGATGGGCTGAATCATTCATCCAGTGTCTGCCAGATGAATACCTGCTCGCTGATCGGCGGTCGTCCTTCGCTGGGGAGCTGGGTGACGTACGGGCTCGGTTCGGAAAACAGGAACCTCCCCTCGTTCGTGGTCATGCAGGATAACCGTTCTTCCGTGGTGAATGGTCCGCGGAACTGGGGAACCGGATTTATGCCCGCGGTGTACCAGGGAATTCGCTTACAGGAAGGCAAGCAGCCGATTCCGAATCTGAATAATCCGGAAGGAGTGACAGAGGCCCGGCAGCGCGAAAAACTGTCATTTTTGAAATCGTTGAATCAGGGCTATGCCCGTCAGCACGCCCGGCAGACGGAGCTCGACGCACGCATCGCCAGTTACGAACTCGCGTTTCGGATGCAGTCCGAAGCTCCCGAGGCGGTCGACCTGGGCCAGGAGACCGCAGCCACCCGCAAGTTGTACGGGATGGATCAGCAGGAAACATCGTCCTTCGGTCGACTCTGTCTGATGTCACGCCGACTGGTGGAGCGGGGCGTCCGTTTCGTGCAGTTGTATCATGGGGCCGGCAGTAAGTGGGACGCGCATTCCGGGATCGAAAAGAATCATACCCAGCACTGCAAGGCGATGGATCTGCCTGTCGCCGGACTGATCCGGGATTTGAAGCAACGGGGCCTGCTGGATGAGACACTCGTGGTGTGGGGAGGCGAATTCGGCCGGACCCCCATGTCAGAAAAGGGGGACGGACGCGATCACAACCCGACCGGATTCACCATGTGGATGGCCGGCGGCGGGGTCAAAGGGGGGCAAACTATCGGGGCCACCGATGAACTGGGGCTGCGGGCGATTGAAGATCGGATGCACGTTCACGATCTGCACGCCACGATTCTGCACCTGCTGGGCCTGGATCGAATGAAACTCACGTACGAATACAACGGCCGCCCCGAACGTCCCACGGTCAACGAAGGGGAGTTCCAGACGAAGCTGGTCACTGGTTGA
- a CDS encoding RNA polymerase sigma factor gives MNEEQTQHVFQRVRAGDQDAAQEIFDRYFQRLIGLAHSRLSEKLGRKVDADDIVQSALRSFFVRSQEGQYAIERSGDLWKLLAAITRNKLLKQAEHFQQQKRSLDRDDVLQSSAENQAALFASEPTEAEAVALSDEVDFLIRDFDPLQQQMLELRLQGQTIPEIAETVERSERTVRRFLGEFRDQLEARLRSLQGD, from the coding sequence GTGAACGAAGAACAGACACAGCATGTATTTCAGCGTGTTCGCGCTGGTGACCAGGATGCGGCTCAGGAAATCTTTGACCGTTATTTTCAGCGTCTGATAGGCCTGGCGCATTCCCGGTTGTCGGAGAAGCTGGGGCGAAAAGTGGATGCCGACGATATCGTGCAGTCAGCCCTGCGGTCGTTTTTTGTCCGGTCCCAGGAAGGTCAGTATGCGATTGAACGTTCGGGTGACTTATGGAAGCTGCTGGCGGCGATCACCCGTAACAAGCTGTTGAAGCAAGCCGAGCATTTTCAGCAGCAGAAACGCAGCCTGGATCGGGACGATGTCTTGCAGTCCTCGGCCGAGAACCAGGCGGCGCTGTTTGCGAGCGAGCCGACGGAAGCGGAAGCGGTGGCGCTGTCGGATGAAGTCGATTTTCTCATTCGGGACTTCGATCCACTGCAGCAGCAGATGCTGGAACTGCGACTGCAGGGCCAGACGATTCCAGAAATTGCTGAAACGGTAGAGCGTTCCGAACGCACTGTCCGCCGTTTTCTGGGTGAATTTCGCGATCAACTGGAAGCACGCCTGCGCAGCCTGCAGGGTGATTGA
- a CDS encoding protein kinase domain-containing protein, with protein MNSLNQILDQYEQLWQSGVQPQLDQFVKDLELSEPEQREVLSELIVVDLEYQARLSAAQQSPDVEATTPASVTVTDQTSGIFTLDFYADRWPDLFSDTDHCASLIAEEYRIRHRWGDQPAMQEYIDRYGDSAVLRRELEAVQRELALDSREATEKTSLTGTSPQLFPELPAHFGRYQLLSLIGKGGMGEVYRARDSQLDREVALKLPRLDQSAPLLKERFLNEARTAATLRHPHICPIYDSGQIDSQLYLTMAYIEGQNLQEVWAADSHNSLLDNLTLLTKVARTIQVAHDQQIIHRDLKPANIMIDSHGEPIVMDFGLAHRVVEGQSPRLTQAGDLVGSPAYMSPEQMEGHTETPGPASDIYSLGVILFEALTGKLPFTGTLGQITASVMRDEPPRPSTLQADIDAELETLCLQMLEKSPAVRPASMQQVAERLFEIQQRLTRSETIDRTKANPSEIGNRGRNRKRSLLGAAGVAALFCMGIILTLATDKGTLVVRSEVPDISVLVKQGENTVETLKVSQGTDSTTIYSGQYEIVLQGKNLDGLEVNPQVVKLSRNQKTVVTIERITNQKIEPGQIPSAGVSQAWLVETQKLPAVEQFQAVIKKLEELNPGFEAHIGKNVYASYFGGRPNQYVNLVNIESDHLQNISPLQAIQTLKTLSISGTNRRLSQFKDLSPLAAMNHLTHLTVVNHPQLTEIGPLQNLKLKNLELSNTNVGDLSSLRKLPLERLNLNGSQVTDLSPLSQIKTLISLQFRSTSISDLSPLKGLPLTTLLLSHTDVSDLSPLQGASLVELDFMSTDVTDLTPLKSMPLEILRLNSQISDLTPLQDLSLKEFRLNGSEVSDLTPLQGMPLEKLDLNHCSNLQDLSPLQDMKLKHLRLYQTDVRDLTPLAAMPLEELYIGAPVSDISPLKNLPLKALDLSSDELTDLSALKGKPLEYLKLGYCRQIKDLTPLKGMPLQMLFLEKTSVQDLTPLKGMPLEVLGLPEDLKLTKENREVLQSFTALKVINKEPARYYFEKHLPGK; from the coding sequence ATGAACTCCCTGAATCAGATTCTCGATCAGTATGAACAGCTCTGGCAAAGTGGCGTCCAGCCTCAACTCGACCAGTTTGTGAAGGACCTGGAATTATCAGAGCCTGAGCAACGCGAAGTCCTCTCTGAGTTAATCGTAGTCGACCTGGAATATCAGGCTCGTCTATCCGCCGCTCAACAGTCCCCGGACGTAGAAGCCACTACACCGGCTTCGGTCACCGTGACGGATCAGACCTCAGGCATATTTACACTGGACTTCTACGCCGACCGCTGGCCTGATCTCTTCTCCGATACAGATCACTGCGCCAGCCTGATCGCGGAAGAATACCGCATCCGTCACCGCTGGGGTGATCAGCCCGCAATGCAGGAATACATCGACCGATATGGCGACAGCGCCGTTCTGCGCCGCGAACTGGAAGCCGTCCAGCGGGAACTGGCACTCGACAGCCGGGAAGCGACCGAGAAAACCTCACTCACAGGCACTTCCCCCCAACTGTTCCCGGAACTGCCCGCTCACTTTGGTCGCTATCAGTTACTCTCCCTGATCGGTAAAGGAGGTATGGGCGAAGTCTATCGTGCCCGGGATTCCCAGCTTGACCGCGAGGTCGCTCTGAAACTCCCCCGCCTGGATCAGAGTGCGCCGCTGCTCAAAGAGCGTTTCCTCAACGAAGCCCGCACCGCCGCCACGCTCCGCCATCCCCATATCTGTCCCATCTATGATTCGGGTCAAATCGATAGCCAACTATACTTGACGATGGCCTATATCGAAGGTCAGAACCTGCAGGAAGTCTGGGCCGCCGATTCACACAACTCACTGCTCGACAATCTGACACTGCTGACGAAAGTTGCCCGCACCATCCAGGTCGCCCACGACCAGCAGATCATTCATCGCGACCTCAAACCCGCCAACATCATGATCGACTCACATGGCGAACCGATCGTCATGGACTTCGGGCTGGCGCACCGTGTAGTGGAAGGACAGTCCCCACGGCTCACCCAGGCAGGAGATCTGGTCGGTTCGCCTGCCTACATGTCGCCCGAACAGATGGAAGGCCATACCGAAACGCCCGGTCCGGCCAGTGATATTTACAGCCTGGGAGTGATTCTGTTTGAAGCCTTGACGGGAAAACTTCCATTCACAGGCACACTGGGTCAGATTACCGCTTCAGTCATGCGCGACGAACCGCCGCGCCCTTCGACCCTCCAGGCAGACATCGATGCAGAGCTCGAAACGCTCTGCCTGCAGATGCTGGAGAAATCCCCCGCAGTCCGCCCTGCCTCCATGCAGCAGGTGGCTGAACGACTCTTTGAAATCCAGCAGCGACTCACCCGTTCAGAGACCATCGACCGCACTAAAGCCAATCCCAGCGAAATCGGTAACCGAGGTCGCAACCGTAAACGCAGTCTGCTCGGTGCCGCGGGAGTCGCAGCCCTGTTCTGTATGGGAATTATCCTCACGCTGGCAACGGATAAAGGAACACTGGTTGTCCGTAGTGAAGTCCCCGATATCTCCGTCCTGGTCAAACAGGGAGAGAATACCGTGGAAACACTCAAAGTCAGCCAGGGGACGGATTCCACAACGATTTACAGTGGACAGTATGAAATTGTCCTGCAGGGTAAGAACCTGGACGGACTCGAGGTAAATCCCCAAGTGGTTAAACTCTCTCGAAATCAAAAAACCGTAGTCACCATCGAACGTATCACCAATCAGAAAATCGAACCGGGACAGATTCCCTCCGCCGGCGTTTCACAGGCATGGCTCGTAGAGACTCAAAAACTCCCGGCTGTGGAACAATTTCAGGCAGTCATCAAAAAACTGGAGGAACTCAATCCCGGCTTCGAAGCCCACATTGGTAAAAATGTCTATGCAAGCTACTTTGGAGGCCGTCCGAATCAATACGTCAATCTAGTCAATATCGAATCGGATCATCTGCAGAATATCTCACCATTACAGGCAATTCAAACTCTAAAGACACTGAGTATCTCAGGTACCAACCGCAGGCTCAGTCAATTCAAAGACCTTTCCCCGCTGGCAGCAATGAATCATTTGACCCACTTAACGGTCGTAAATCATCCACAACTGACAGAGATCGGACCGCTGCAAAACCTGAAATTGAAGAACCTCGAATTGTCGAACACCAATGTCGGCGATCTCTCCTCCCTCCGGAAACTGCCGCTCGAGCGTCTGAATTTGAATGGCAGTCAGGTCACAGACCTGTCTCCTCTTTCTCAAATCAAGACTTTGATCAGTTTACAGTTTCGCTCTACATCCATCTCAGACCTGAGCCCCTTAAAAGGTCTGCCTCTGACCACTTTACTTCTGTCACATACCGATGTTTCAGACTTGAGTCCTCTACAGGGAGCATCACTGGTAGAACTGGATTTCATGTCTACAGATGTAACCGACCTGACACCCCTCAAATCCATGCCACTGGAAATACTACGTCTTAATAGTCAGATCAGCGACCTGACTCCATTACAGGACCTTTCCCTGAAAGAATTCCGCCTGAATGGATCTGAAGTGTCTGACCTCACTCCCTTGCAGGGGATGCCTCTGGAAAAACTCGATCTCAATCATTGCTCCAATCTGCAAGACCTGTCCCCTCTGCAGGACATGAAACTCAAACATCTGAGACTTTATCAAACCGATGTACGCGACCTGACGCCACTTGCCGCCATGCCGCTGGAAGAATTATATATCGGCGCGCCCGTCAGCGATATCAGCCCTTTAAAGAACTTACCCCTGAAAGCACTGGATTTATCATCCGACGAACTGACTGATCTCTCTGCGTTGAAAGGAAAACCTCTGGAATACCTGAAACTGGGCTACTGCCGACAGATCAAAGACCTGACTCCTCTAAAAGGTATGCCTTTACAGATGCTGTTCCTGGAAAAAACCAGTGTGCAGGACCTGACACCATTAAAAGGCATGCCCCTGGAAGTACTGGGACTGCCTGAAGACCTGAAATTAACCAAAGAAAATCGCGAAGTACTGCAGTCCTTCACCGCCCTGAAAGTGATTAACAAAGAACCTGCCCGCTATTATTTTGAAAAACATCTCCCGGGCAAATAG
- a CDS encoding HlyD family efflux transporter periplasmic adaptor subunit encodes MAALIHSSTDDSSSLDESERIEEEQSPLSETLEAMPIWISRGVLYLCILFVIVSLLFACLGRVDEVAKAPAVITPQGRLKPVQTDLEGIVTELLVKEGEQVSANQPLARIDSADVVKILSEVRTAERSLAAVERELKEAIPLKQRQTESQTAIQQQKIASQEQRQQALQLQIASENRALELLREQHVIQQKQQQEKLSRLKLDRKFAKAQADRQEEQLASVVQLVKRSAASRSDLRVAQEKYDTASAALAKVESQINEAENESRLQEVTLQTRINEREKAIAAIKVLMAENAVATRQAELEIRRLTGELETQKLTTQHKHDSLQIQLAQSQKRARLNLSGMSHELMQRLTSGEFEETDEHLVLAPIAGIVGQIHVTDGETARRGATLITLIPEGATLVAEVKIPNREVGKVRESMQARLKFDAFPYARHGAITGELNQLVKVAEASRSQGGSSGASSGAGNSTYYRGYCTLDQNYFRVDGVQKPLLPGMTAQAEIVTGRKRIIEVLLQPLLAFQQGKKAEE; translated from the coding sequence ATGGCTGCACTCATCCACTCATCAACTGATGATTCTTCTTCCCTGGACGAATCAGAACGGATCGAAGAGGAACAATCGCCTCTCTCGGAGACACTGGAAGCGATGCCGATCTGGATTTCACGCGGGGTGCTCTATTTGTGCATCCTGTTTGTGATCGTCAGTCTGCTGTTCGCTTGCCTGGGACGCGTCGATGAAGTCGCCAAGGCACCCGCGGTGATTACGCCGCAGGGAAGACTGAAGCCGGTGCAGACCGATCTGGAAGGGATCGTCACCGAACTGCTGGTGAAGGAGGGTGAGCAGGTTTCTGCAAATCAGCCACTGGCACGCATCGATTCTGCCGATGTGGTTAAGATCCTCTCTGAAGTCCGCACCGCAGAGCGTTCGCTGGCAGCGGTCGAGCGGGAGCTTAAGGAGGCGATTCCGCTGAAGCAACGTCAGACAGAGAGCCAGACGGCGATCCAGCAGCAGAAAATCGCCAGCCAGGAACAGAGACAGCAGGCCCTGCAACTGCAGATCGCCAGCGAGAACCGGGCCCTGGAACTGTTGCGGGAACAGCATGTCATCCAGCAGAAACAGCAGCAGGAAAAGCTGAGCCGACTGAAGCTGGATCGCAAGTTTGCCAAAGCTCAGGCAGACCGACAGGAAGAGCAGCTGGCGAGTGTAGTACAGCTGGTGAAGCGAAGTGCCGCCAGCCGTTCTGATCTGCGTGTCGCTCAGGAGAAATACGATACCGCTAGTGCAGCTCTGGCCAAAGTCGAATCACAAATCAATGAAGCCGAAAATGAAAGCCGTCTACAGGAAGTCACACTGCAGACCCGCATCAACGAGCGGGAGAAAGCGATCGCGGCCATCAAAGTCCTCATGGCTGAGAATGCCGTCGCAACCCGGCAGGCAGAACTGGAAATCCGCCGACTGACGGGCGAACTGGAAACGCAAAAACTGACAACGCAACACAAGCATGATTCTCTACAGATTCAGTTAGCACAGTCGCAGAAGCGGGCGCGATTGAATCTGAGTGGCATGAGTCACGAACTGATGCAGCGGTTGACCAGCGGCGAGTTCGAGGAGACCGATGAGCACCTGGTGCTGGCACCGATTGCCGGCATCGTCGGCCAGATTCACGTCACCGATGGAGAGACCGCCCGACGCGGCGCGACGCTAATCACACTGATCCCGGAAGGAGCAACACTGGTCGCGGAAGTCAAGATTCCGAATCGGGAAGTTGGCAAGGTACGCGAATCGATGCAGGCACGTTTGAAATTTGATGCCTTTCCCTACGCCCGGCACGGCGCGATTACTGGTGAATTGAATCAACTGGTCAAAGTCGCTGAAGCATCCCGCAGTCAGGGCGGCAGCAGTGGGGCGTCATCGGGGGCAGGGAATAGCACCTATTATCGCGGTTATTGCACGCTGGATCAGAATTACTTTCGTGTGGACGGCGTTCAGAAACCATTGTTGCCAGGCATGACCGCACAGGCGGAAATCGTCACAGGGCGCAAACGGATTATCGAAGTGTTACTGCAACCTCTGCTGGCATTTCAGCAGGGAAAGAAAGCGGAGGAATAG
- a CDS encoding peptidase domain-containing ABC transporter gives MCRTTLEQKQDNELELLKQKAEAMIRTTASEPAQATPRKKRWLRRFPHVRQLDETDCGAACLSMVSRYYGVRLSIGELRDLACVGQDGASLNSLSRAAEQLGFSTRLLRTGLEGLMSLDLPVIAHWQGTHFVVVYQLMRKTVLVADPARGLIKMTHEEFVAGWTGYLLSLQPTLDLQKNKPAQSTIYRFLPYLQPHRGLLLEIFLASIMLELFALISPVFTQVVVDRVLLHQNVNMLNLMLVGMLIVGVFQMVITLLRDYFSAHLAQKLTLKFSSDLLRQMMRLPLRFFHTRRIGDVMQRFEDNEEIQDVLTGKFISTLLDLITVVLTVGLMLYYSPPLTVVALAAVPLYAILTLAFTPAIKRINLQAVEQSAATNSQLIETMKSIGTVKSCVAEDAARWQQEEHLVKEANIEFRETKVGMLLTGFSSSINMLAQLLLFWYGAHLVIDGKLTLGQLVAFQALVTMALSPIMSLIGLWDELQEAWLSLQRLADVHDFVPEQVPGKSAVRLPRLQGRIEFQDVHFSYNADTADILDGVNLEIEAGSTVAIVGRSGSGKTTLLNLLQQFYRPNSGKILIDGFDLSAVDLRSLRSQLGVVPQSPDIFSGTIRQNIAIAHPEASLNQVMQAAEAAGAHEFISRFPLGYDTMIGETGVRISGGQKQRIAIARALLSDPSILVFDEATSSLDAESERVVQQNMQEILKDRTAIIVAHRLSTVRNADRILVIDEGQVVEQGTHQELLEEEGLYHHLVSEQACL, from the coding sequence ATGTGCAGAACGACCCTGGAACAGAAACAGGATAACGAACTGGAATTATTAAAGCAGAAAGCAGAAGCCATGATCAGAACAACCGCATCAGAACCAGCGCAGGCCACACCCCGCAAAAAACGCTGGTTGCGTCGTTTTCCGCATGTCAGACAACTGGACGAGACCGATTGTGGTGCCGCCTGTCTGTCGATGGTATCAAGGTACTACGGCGTGCGGCTCAGTATTGGCGAACTGCGTGATCTGGCCTGTGTCGGACAGGACGGCGCCAGCCTGAATTCACTCTCGCGGGCAGCCGAGCAACTGGGATTTTCTACGCGGCTGCTACGCACCGGCCTGGAAGGGTTAATGAGCCTGGATCTGCCTGTGATCGCCCACTGGCAGGGAACTCACTTCGTGGTCGTGTATCAATTGATGCGAAAGACAGTGCTGGTGGCAGACCCGGCACGGGGTTTGATCAAAATGACCCATGAAGAATTCGTCGCGGGCTGGACCGGTTATCTGCTCAGCCTGCAACCGACGCTGGATCTGCAGAAGAACAAGCCGGCCCAGTCAACCATCTATCGCTTTCTGCCTTACTTGCAGCCACATCGCGGCTTACTGCTGGAAATCTTTCTGGCATCGATCATGCTGGAACTCTTCGCCCTGATTTCTCCTGTGTTTACGCAGGTCGTCGTAGACCGGGTGTTGCTGCATCAGAATGTCAACATGCTGAATCTGATGCTGGTGGGGATGCTGATTGTCGGCGTGTTCCAGATGGTCATCACGCTGTTGCGGGATTACTTTTCAGCGCACCTGGCACAGAAACTGACGCTGAAATTCTCATCAGATCTGCTGCGACAGATGATGCGACTGCCACTCCGCTTTTTCCATACCCGGCGGATTGGTGATGTGATGCAGCGGTTTGAGGACAATGAAGAAATTCAGGATGTGCTGACAGGAAAGTTCATTTCCACTCTGCTGGATCTGATTACCGTAGTGCTGACTGTCGGGCTGATGTTGTATTACAGTCCGCCGTTAACGGTTGTGGCTCTGGCGGCGGTTCCCCTGTATGCCATTCTGACGCTCGCATTTACGCCGGCGATCAAGCGAATCAACCTGCAGGCGGTGGAACAGTCCGCAGCCACGAATTCGCAACTGATTGAGACAATGAAAAGTATCGGCACCGTCAAAAGCTGTGTTGCGGAAGATGCCGCCCGCTGGCAGCAGGAAGAGCACCTGGTTAAGGAAGCAAATATCGAATTTCGTGAAACGAAAGTGGGCATGCTGCTGACCGGGTTTTCGTCTTCGATCAATATGCTGGCTCAACTGCTGCTGTTCTGGTACGGAGCGCACCTGGTAATTGATGGCAAACTGACGCTGGGACAACTGGTGGCATTCCAGGCACTGGTGACGATGGCCTTGTCGCCGATCATGAGCCTGATTGGCTTGTGGGATGAATTGCAGGAAGCCTGGCTTTCTCTACAGAGACTGGCAGACGTGCATGACTTTGTTCCCGAGCAGGTACCGGGAAAATCAGCGGTCCGGCTGCCGCGTCTGCAGGGGCGGATTGAATTTCAGGATGTCCACTTCAGCTATAATGCCGACACGGCTGACATTCTGGATGGTGTTAATCTGGAAATTGAGGCCGGTTCCACCGTCGCGATTGTCGGACGATCGGGGTCGGGTAAAACGACTTTATTGAACCTGCTGCAGCAGTTTTATCGGCCCAATAGCGGCAAGATCCTGATTGATGGCTTTGATCTCTCGGCTGTTGATCTGCGGAGTCTGCGCTCCCAACTGGGAGTAGTTCCTCAATCCCCTGACATTTTCTCAGGTACGATTCGCCAGAACATCGCGATCGCGCATCCCGAGGCCAGTTTGAATCAGGTGATGCAGGCTGCTGAAGCCGCCGGGGCGCATGAATTTATTTCCCGGTTTCCTCTCGGTTATGACACGATGATCGGCGAAACGGGAGTTCGGATCTCGGGCGGACAGAAACAGCGAATCGCGATTGCCCGGGCACTGCTCAGTGATCCATCAATCCTGGTTTTCGACGAAGCGACTTCTTCGCTGGATGCGGAGTCTGAACGCGTGGTGCAGCAGAACATGCAGGAAATTCTCAAGGACCGGACCGCAATTATAGTAGCCCATCGTTTGTCGACCGTGCGAAATGCTGACCGAATCCTGGTGATCGATGAGGGGCAGGTCGTAGAGCAGGGCACACATCAGGAACTACTTGAGGAGGAAGGCCTGTATCATCACCTGGTCAGCGAGCAGGCATGCCTGTAA